Sequence from the Microbacterium dextranolyticum genome:
CCTGCGCGAATTGGCCAAGCACGAGCTGATCCGCGAGGTCGACGGACGCGGAACCGGTCGGGAGCGCTGGTGGGAGCGCCCGACGGGCGGGGTCTCGCTCACCAATCCCGAGGCGCTGAGGACTCCGGCGGGCAAGGCTGCCACACAGCTCGTGATGAGCGAGTTCCTGACGCGCAGACACCAGCAGCTGATGCGCTATGTGAATGAGGCCCTTCTGTCCGCGGAGGCGCTGGACGAGTCCGAGGCGATGATCGCGACCTCGACGCTCCGACTGACACGGGAGCAGACCGAGGAGCTTTCGACCGAGCTTCGTGCCCTCATCACGCGCTTCAGCGATCTGTACCGTGACCAGGAGGGCGATGGCGTGCGGGTCGTCAGCGTCCGTACCGATGTCTTCCCCCTTCCCGAGGGTGGGGTCGGATCATGAGCGCATCGTCGGTGTTGGCCACCGGCTCGGCGCCGACTCCGCCGAACGAGAGCGCGCGGCGCCCGCTGGGCCGGGGTTTTCGGACGCTCTGGTCGGCGGCCGTGTTCAGCAATCTCGCCGACGGGCTCGGCCGCACCGCCGTCCCCCTCGTAGCCATCACCCTCACCTCCGATCCCTTCGTCATCTCCGTGCTGACAGCACTCGCGTTCGTGCCGTGGCTGCTGTTCGGTCTGCCGGCCGGCATGATCGTGGACCGTCTGGACCGGCGCTACGTCATGGCATCCGCCAACGTCATCCGCGGTGGTGTGGCGCTCTGGCTGGCAATCCTCGGTGCCTCGGGAGAGCTCGCCCTGTGGGCGCTGTTCGTCGGCACGCTGATCTTCGGGCTCGGTGAGACGCTGTTCGACAACGCCACCAATGCCGTGATCCCGGGCGTCGTCGCTCGCGACCAGCTCGACCGGGCGAACGGCTGGATCCAGGCGGCACAGGGGACGGTCGACAACTTCGTCGCGGCGCCCATCGCCGGTGTGCTGTTCTCCGTCTCCCTCGCGCTGCCGCTGTGGATCGGGTCGGCCGGCTACCTCGTGCCTGTCGTTCTCGCGGTCCTGCTGCCCCTCTCGGCCGCGCGCTCCGTCAGCACGGCGCCCCGATCGTCGACCGATTCCACCTCGCCCGTCAGCACCCGGAGTGCGCTCGCGCATCTGTGGGGTCACCGCTACCTGCGCGCGATGGTGGTGTTCACCTCGCTCACCGGCAGCGCGCTCTCGTTCGCTCAGGCGGCGCTCGTCCTCTTCTTCGTCGACACGATGGCCGTGCCCGCAGCAGGCATCGGCTTCGTGACGGCGGGCATCGGCATCGGAGCTCTGTGCGGCTCGCTCCTCTCGCCCCGCCTCGTCGCACGGTGGGGCCGTGGGCCGGTGATGCTCGCTGCAACATTCACCGGCGGCGTCGGAATGCTGCTGACGGGACTGGCGCCCTCGGTGTGGACGGCCGTGCTCACCTTCGCCCTCGCCGCCTGCACAGTCTCGATCTGGAACGTTCCGTGGGGGAGCCTTCGCCAGCAGATCGTGCCCGCTCAGATGTTCGGCCGCGTCCTCGGCGTGATCCGCACGGTCACGTGGGGGCTGTTCCCCGTCGCGACCCTGCTCGGCGGTCTGGTCGCTCGTGTCGACCTGCGGCTGCCGTTCCTCATCGGCGGGGTCGTGACGTCGCTCGTCGCGCTCGCCGGCGCGCGACTATTGGTGACGGGCACGCG
This genomic interval carries:
- a CDS encoding MFS transporter; this encodes MSASSVLATGSAPTPPNESARRPLGRGFRTLWSAAVFSNLADGLGRTAVPLVAITLTSDPFVISVLTALAFVPWLLFGLPAGMIVDRLDRRYVMASANVIRGGVALWLAILGASGELALWALFVGTLIFGLGETLFDNATNAVIPGVVARDQLDRANGWIQAAQGTVDNFVAAPIAGVLFSVSLALPLWIGSAGYLVPVVLAVLLPLSAARSVSTAPRSSTDSTSPVSTRSALAHLWGHRYLRAMVVFTSLTGSALSFAQAALVLFFVDTMAVPAAGIGFVTAGIGIGALCGSLLSPRLVARWGRGPVMLAATFTGGVGMLLTGLAPSVWTAVLTFALAACTVSIWNVPWGSLRQQIVPAQMFGRVLGVIRTVTWGLFPVATLLGGLVARVDLRLPFLIGGVVTSLVALAGARLLVTGTRRAGAER
- a CDS encoding ArsR/SmtB family transcription factor — protein: MTSHDAAPEQFDSARQDRQLDTGALRALAHPLRIEIYDLLSQRGPQTASSLAAMTGESSGATSYHLRELAKHELIREVDGRGTGRERWWERPTGGVSLTNPEALRTPAGKAATQLVMSEFLTRRHQQLMRYVNEALLSAEALDESEAMIATSTLRLTREQTEELSTELRALITRFSDLYRDQEGDGVRVVSVRTDVFPLPEGGVGS